Genomic segment of Vicia villosa cultivar HV-30 ecotype Madison, WI unplaced genomic scaffold, Vvil1.0 ctg.000244F_1_1_3, whole genome shotgun sequence:
gcatcaacacacctcaactcgaaatcccatatccaagaaaaAAATTCACtccttccaaccaaaactcatactcagaaagctttacataacctCCTTCTCTTTTAGCACCAACAACATAATCCTTAAATGTTCaacatgatcatcgtcgctcttAGAATCAAATGTAttcaagaaacattacctcatagaacctctTCTCAACcaattcctcaaatctactcttcaactattccttagtcgctttacacgcgACCAAGATAGTAAGAGAAGtttatctcgtccaatacgatctcgtcttctatcaacaatagattaagggtgatcaagtcctcaatttgtcaatagacggtcgacaatcataatgaaacataaaccatcgttactaaaccataatagttttccttcagaactcgcactcgaaatcacttaaaacacaatacccaaaatctctcttaaacttacaattacttgcttcaactccaaccagttcataccaaaattctcatcaaattgGTCTAGCGGGAAAACAAAttaaatcaatcccaaaatctctacccagatgctcaacggataactcaaacacgtaaaagaaatagaaacaaagcCACAGCAGTTGAATCAATAACTACACttccatgcataacagataaaacatgatcccATCTTATATCACAATCCAAAAATGAAATAATGCGTttcaccattatcaataataaagcacgtacctcataTTAACTTAACCTTAGAAGTAGTCTCAGTACCACacaacgcaaacacttttcctttcgcttgatccttttttggcttatcgcacatggcacaattTCCTCCTTGCTCACCACAGCTGTAGCAATTCCTACTtgaaccaactccacaatcaacagttttgtgacccgtctcgccacacctgtaacacttaatcggagtagaagctcctcccccacttggcttcttgccaataccagattgttccctcatgtcatcatacgatttctcacagaactgttctcctcctcgtttcaactgtagaaacctcacttctttctttccatggacatcttctggaaaatagtttcccaaaaatgcatcacggaaaagagtccaagtaacttcaataccttctatttcaaatctccgcacagtattactccaccaaacatCAGCTTCTTTtatcagcatgtgagtaccaaactgtaccatctgtacatcagtacaactcacgacttgaaagatcttctcaatttctctcatccatgcgtgcgctttgtccggtccataccctccttcgAAGATCGGTGGGTTGCACCTTCGAAAGTCTCCAAACgcacggaactcatcctttcctccataaccgacattctcttgcgacgcttgtccaatcgcaccagtccacctcatcatttcctcaacattaatgtcaacatccCTTCCTGTAGTCATCATCCTAAACAACCATACAAAacagtattgatcgtgtcagatacacgaatcaaatacaataggataaaagacattaataactttgaccaactggtcgaccatgctctgataccactaatgtaacacccctttttataccccaaaatatttaacatataatcagagaataacatgcatataattcaaaagggcgtcacatcgatgcttttagaagaactaaaaacaaaaaaaaaaaaaaacggatagcatttatctacacagcacaatactcctggtcattttaataacactcaatatcaaatcacaatttaacctggatatgcattcacagcggaaaatatgatactcatgtgatttataatgattcatgtcccataccatgatcatacatcgactaataatctcaattcaacataaaacttaatcaaaaggtttggcttgtaagcctctcaaaaAGACATGTAACCAATAAATAAGTTCACAAGTCATAACATAATTCACACacaaatataacatgagttcaatacacctagtctacccagtgttacatgaccagagcatcgactcactacctagtctccaataaccaaggaagaaccttCGGCTAGGTTACACACGGCTACTAagctccagaacctgcatgtcgccaaacgagggcaacattaaaacagaagggtgagaatacgaaccattatgaagaagtataacagaatataatggttaaatcaacaattcaagtagttggtcatactatgtaaaacaggatagataatagtaatcaacgcATATTTCACATAttatcgagtatacaacaagcttacatagtataatatttcaattctactattatattctccattaagtacacaatcataattcacacatattcacacatttaatcaaatatgtattcaaacttcactcgtttcaattatcaaactcatatacatatcacaactacatcaacttcacataatccattatcgcataattttaatgtgactcaatgcaagatatgtgacgcaatgcatgtggtaccgaattgtgaacccaaagtttcaccgctttccgattcaatatctagaatccaagccacacttccgatccggacaagaccaaagcccaccaaacgtaaacatatagtttaccgcttccgattcactttagaatctaagcctcgcttatgtttcaaagcaaaccacctatgtttcaaggcatccatgatatgaatgtatgtacaatgttaatcaaccatatgcaattaagatcatctctaccatcttaatatttagcatatcaccataattcactcaatgaatcattccacaatattgtacacaacattctcatcacataagcattattcacatataataatcaACACACAAATCCAATccactatttttaattaatactagTCATTAATATTTATCACATGTGAATTCCTAATTTATCAATTATATAGAATTTACTATTTTTCGTAATAACTACTAAGTCATTAGGATCATGCCATCTAACTATTCATAGAAAATTCAACCTTAGGACAATCCTATAAACATACTCATTTATTAATTAGTATGTGTGTTCCTCACATTTCATAAATGAGTGTGATAGTATTCACATTTTTGTTTTATTGAAGGAAGCTAACACAGTCGCATTCCTTATCACTAAAATATATTGATGTCCACGTTTTTTGTTTGTCCAATGGCAATGGATAGTAGTTGTATCTACTACTAATATGAATTCACGTTTTTGGATGACTAACAGTACATCACAGTAGCATATTCACTTACTAGAAAATGTTGGTTCAGTTGCCATGTGACCAAAACTAATATCTATAGCGAGTTCTGTCGACTAAAGTAGGATGGTGACTCATGTTTTCATTTTGGCCAATGGACCTAGCATCCAAAATCTTATGATTGCGCTACAGTGTAGAAGTACTACAAGTGGTCCATTAAATAATGGTATGCATTTATGCATCTGTCAGGTAATACAACCTTTGCATTTATCTAAAGTTGATTTGAGGAAGCATAAGGTTAGTGTATGTATGCCACGATAAGTCACATCATAGGAATAGGCACACATCATGAAACAACCAAACATGGCCAGGTCATACATCCCTAAATATATATATGTTCTCTTCTAATCAAAATTCGGAACAGGGTATGAAAGGAATTCCAATTTCGTTCTCCATGTGGCTAGCTACAGTAAGTAAGCATAACATCCATATATTGCCTTATCGCTACAGTACCGGAGTAATATTACATTATCATTTGATTTAGCTGCCAGTAGTGGTAGCACTACtatataaaaagaaatagaaGTATATCTAGCAAATTAATGTATCAGCATATtaatgaataaaggaaaataattaATGAGACATGTATGCTTCAGTATGGCCAACCGCTAGTCTGTCATGAATGTATGCTATCCATAAAATTGGGTGGTCATAATAACTACATGTAGTAATTATCGCTACAGTAAAAAAAACATACTACAAGTGGTTCTTTTTACGGTACCCAATCAACTAGTGGCTACAGTGTTTTCACGTTTTCAAATTAACAATTGCTGGTGGCCCACGTTTTGGTTTGGTCAGTGGCTAGCAAAGTGAGTATATTTGTGGTTCATGTTGAAATTGAATAAGAGTAAACACCAGCAGTAAGTAAAATACTTTAATGAAACAAATGAGAAGGAAACAAGTAAATTGAAAACAAGTACCTACACAAATCAAATGAAAACAATGAAATGAACAGTATGTTTCGGATGATAGCTTAAGTTTCTAATTCGTTTTACAGATTCTTCAATATAATGTTGGAAGTCAAAACACCCAttccataatatttattcatgAACAATTTATAAGGATAATCTACCAAtttaccccattatactagcccataatgattagggattctcccccttacctcttgatttctcctccaaaaccctagttcctcttcttgttcctctcctccacttctattcttcaAAAACCAGCAAAATGAGATAATGATTCTTCTACACCtcattttctctctttctatctttatttattatattgggcttcAAATGAATAACACCTCCTAATTGCTTATAACCCCAACAAGTAGGCCCAATTGaaaaaatagagtagtcaaatgaATAATTATGcttcaacaaataatattatttcccgattaatccaattaaatccgactttgtctcaaataaataaaatccaataataatattatttctaatattatttctctacatattccactttattaattctccgattAACCgtataaattccaacttcacttaataatccgaacatatttctcaataacaccgacgatccaattaattatcaaacttcgtccaaattaagtaaataaatccttatttatttaattagtcaaataacaaaattcgggctgttacacaaatcggagttacggttctcaagatatgaccaaaacaagatttgctgttctgttgagcgcgctaagcgggcttgaccgcgctaagcgggctctgggagcatttttgacccatttggcagaaagttgggcgcttagagcgggtttttggcgctaagcgcggtctggcggtctaagaaaaataaaaagcagcccgcttagcgcggtgggcgcgcttagcgcggtctgcgacttcagttttggtatatatgttgtaaaatcatattttttaggtatgttttgggtatttttgaaccccaactcatcctaggtcatttttggtagattgagcttagaaaacaacatttgtggcttgtaatcggaagattcttggtcgggagctcgattgatcgtgattgacaccgcgaaagatttggttttctcctcctcctcttctctttgtaaccatttttgttgggtttgtttgtaagtttactctaaacacatggatgtttgttactctttgtactagttgtataatatatttgctttacaaatcttaatcggtgtttccttgatctttttgcttaaatgctctggatttgtgttgttgcagacatggacaccatagatcttgattagggggatatctgttagcttttgattctagacattggattagggttaacatccacataatatctgagtttaatgtctctgtgttgttcgatcggtggagacatcgtcgaaagagcaatatagtgaatttccgtcggtgttgcagacatggacattgatgtgagggatatgtggtgattctgacgagtattgtagattgagtacggcggagtgataaatctaagtttgtgaggagtagtttagattcaaaccaaataagctattctttatcaagaatgaattctttttatgttcatatgttaatttttacttgtttgctttcaacccattttaacccaaactcaataCCATAAGAaaccgtcgaacggcagttcggtatcaccaatctctgtggactacgatacgatataacctatatcacccggtaataaataatacctattactttttgcttgccgctttaccgctccaacaaaatggcgccgttgccggggattggtgtttatattgaattcgcattgcgatagtttctttagtgttgagttttgtatatatcgcacatattgtatattctcactttttttatattgatacttgtatatgtttactatacTTGCACACGTTTTCTATATTTGTAAATTTGTTATATCATTGTTTGgttcctttcacgtttgcttgtgtgtggttaggaataaCCGGGTGGAAGTGACTTGGAGGAAcgttcttaaataacaggcgtcgagcttacgacgtaaaacaagcatgtttattctttttagtttatgtttagtttagacaatttcatctggttttttagtttgtgtatattaatagttgtgtgtttgtctttgagcttgttttgagtagcttgaggaatttgaggtgattttccaagtttgatcgtttcgacttgcgagtgtatggtaatgattttgttaaagttttgtacacgttcaaggtatgtgtttatcgctttctagactttagcatatttatgatacttaggctttttacaacttttatgccattcattcttttgtatacttgttcatttgtgaatcactttagttcccaccttttttgtgaggtagctgtccattatttacatatgctggagaccacaactcttgttttaactggattttattatgttaaatcttttgtttgtattgactttgtgaaagcatgaaaatgatcaaggcattttgtttgattttgagcacaactaccttagcCATATATtcatttcaccttgtgagtgtgtgatcttttgttaacccctttgagctttttgtcattaTCCATTTCTCTTTTTGAACTTGAGAATTAGTTCGCTTTTTGGTGgattttgattgttgttttttttcttgaaccctcaacctcttgttgttgtatgagtttttaccttgccttagaaagttggGAGTATTCATTGTATAacgttggttgaattcaagttggggagaacaTTGATTATGTGCTTGTTTGGTTGGTTGAGTATGTGTtgaggaaaagaaaagaaaaaaaaaagaaagaaaaagaaaaagaaaaagaaagaaaaaagaggaaaagCTTTGAAAAATAGTAAGACAAAAAGAGTCTGGAATAAATTGTGTTAATAAGTGGTGTGTTTGGTGTAACACTTGGTGTGAAAGAAGAAGtggattgaaattgtattgtttgaaactttgtggaagttatATCTCCCTTAgaattaggcaagtttttgtttcaattagctTTAGGAATCATCCCTTTTTGTTTTCccgaccacattacaaccttgaaaagcccttgtgatttatgttttcatgtgtcgatgtgaattttttttgagatgaatgcataattttgtctattgtttgtaAGATTGTGGGTGAGTGAAATTACCTCATTTTGTGTGTTTGTCATCTACCGATGATttcattttgctaggtgtgattcatttgtgaacttgtattgttttagaatgtttggtatattATTTGTACTTTGCGTTTGTTTCGTGTTTATGTAATCGTCCTAGTTtaagtggtaagtatttactttgtgtgTACCGTTTTGCATTTGAGTCATACACTTGtccgtttttcaaaacttgttgttgCGTAATTGCTTGAATATCGCTTTTGTTTCCTTGAGTTAGTTGattcttgtttagggacaaacaagttcaagttggggagagttgttaagtgccaaattgtgttacttttgtgtatgtaaatagtggcacttaacgacgctttttgttaataccgtttgaataattccccgtttttgtgtatatttgtatcgtttgtgttttgttacgttttcgtgtaaatatataccgtttgatagttttgttgtctttttgtaggtatttatgcgtgttcgAAGCTATGagaaataaagtgtcgaagacacggcggcgaacacgcgattttaccaattcatcggcggacaaggctcaaaataaggatgatcaaattcatcaatttggttgcaatttgttcattgttagatagagcatggaataagctttccaacgcttcgaaccgggcgcaaatcggagttacggttctcaagatatgaccaaaacaagatttgctgttctgttgagcgcgctaagcgggcttgaccgcgctaagcgggctctgggagcatttttgacccatttggcagaaagttgggcgcttagagcgggtttttggcgctaagcgcggtctggcggtctaagaaaaataaaaagcagcccgcttagcgcggtgggcgcgcttagcgcggtctgcgacttcagttttggtatatatgttgtaaaatcatattttttaggtatgttttggatatttttgaaccccaactcatcctaggtcatttttggtagattgagcttagaaaacaacatttgtggcttgtaatcggaagattcttggtcgggagctcgattgatcgtgattgacaccgcgaaagatttggttttctcctcctcctcttctctttgtaaccatttttgttgggtttgtttgtaagtttactctaaacacatggatgtttgttactctttgtactagttgtataatatatttgctttacaaatcttaatcggtgtttccttgatctttttgcttaaatgctctggatttgtgttgttgcagacatggacaccatagatcttgattagggggatatctgttagcttttgattctagacattggattagggttaacatccacataatatctgagtttaatgtctctgtgttgttcgatcggtggagacatcgtcgaaagagcaatatagtgaatttccgtcggtgttgcagacatggacattgatgtgagggatatgtggtgattctgacgagtattgtagattgagtacggcggagtgataaatctaagtttgtgaggagtagtttagattcaaaccaaataagctattctttatcaagaatgaattctttttatgttcatatgttaatttttacttgtttgctttcaacccattttaacccaaactcaataCCATAAGAaaccgtcgaacggcagttcggtatcaccaatctctgtggactacgatacgatataacctatatcacccggtaataaataatacctattactttttgcttgccgctttaccgctccaacatccatctctgtggacgataattcccggatcaatatttccaaatcttttttgttgcttgccctatactgcattcaacacatCATACATAAGGTAGCATCGCCGTATCATCCACAAACAAACGGGCAAGCCGAGGTCTGTAATAGAAAGAttataaagatccttgaaaaaactATTTCAGCATCAAGAAAGGATTGGTCTATAAAATTGGATGAAGCATTGTGGGCATACCGTACAGATTTCAAATCACCGATAGGTCTCACaccttttcaaatggtttatggtaaagCATGTCATCTTCCAGTGGAGTTAGAGCACAAAGCGCATTGGACATTGAAGCTCTTGAATATCGTGCTATGGCAATAATCTCTAAGAACCAAGCATATAGAAATAGACTGTCATTATGTAAGGAACGAGTTACTTTATGGAGAAATCACCACAGATTTTGTCAAATCTTAAGACTAATTGACTGATATATTCACTAAGTCTCTTAAGGGTTTTTGAATGGATTATATTTGTAACAAGTTTGGCTTATATGACATATATGATCCAACTTGAAAAGAGTGTTAagaaattatgttaatatttgtaTTTAGAATGTTTCTAATGTTCAAACTCGTTTCTAATGTTCAAACTCCGTAGTACTAATCAAACACGCGGTTTTAATCAAATGTTTCTCacttttttcaacaaactcaaattGAGTTACAGCCATGAAAGAATAACTCAAggcaattaagaaaaataaaacccgAGAACTAACACATAGACTCTAATCAAGACTACTGGCAAGAGGTTTCTCCCGAGACCTAATTGAACAGCTTTGAATTtttaaatcaaacaacatcatccccttaaaaacaaaacaaacaaatcaaatcatcaTTTCTAcaatatacatatatcatttacAAATTGTAATAACAAAATTCAATgtaactataatcataatgtaCAGTACATATACATCTATGAAACATACTATATGATACAATTATctctaaacaaaatttaaaacataatatATCCAACAATCAAGAATCATGCATGTGTCACACAAATAAAGCCCTAGCTAGCTTTTTGATATCTTCCATGCATGGCCAGCAACATTCATTTCCTTAATGGGACAATGTGTACCACCACTTCCTGAGACAAATGAACATCCAGAAGGCCCTGAAGGAGTCACAGGACCCTTATCAAGAGCCTGCAACTTAAGCTCTTTCCACTTCTCTATGTTCAAAACCCTACCACCAAGGCTTGGTCTCACATACATTATGGTAAGAACTAAAAGAAGTATCAAAACAATGTTGAAAACCCTCATGGTGTATTGAATCCAATTTGAGGCTTAACTTGTATATCTTGTTATAGAGGTTGTTGTTGGTATTTATATATATTGGTAGGTAGGTGCATGTATCCAATTTTGAGGCTTCACTTTTGACTaatatattttattgttaattgAAGTTTTTTGACTAATGACTATACTATAGGTGAGATTTAAGGATTAATATTGAAAGTTTAGAAAAAATTATATGTATATTTGAATTGGTCTTTAATTTATGCGTGTTAACTAAgtttttatatatatgttgctCAAGAAATTGAATCAACGGTTTTGTTCGTAAGTGATTTTCCACGTAACTGATTCAAAGAATTATATATTTGTACTACACAtagtaataaaataattatttaaattaatattttttatcgaATTGTCCTAAATAATTCACCCTTATCTACAATTCATTAAGTACTTAAGCtcatcattttttaaataaatatctcTCTGTATATCAAATTATAAGTAT
This window contains:
- the LOC131625827 gene encoding uncharacterized protein LOC131625827, which produces MMTTGRDVDINVEEMMRWTGAIGQASQENVGYGGKDEFRAFGDFRRCNPPIFEGGYGPDKAHAWMREIEKIFQVVSCTDVQMVQFGTHMLIKEADVWWSNTVRRFEIEGIEVTWTLFRDAFLGNYFPEDVHGKKEVRFLQLKRGGEQFCEKSYDDMREQSGIGKKPSGGGASTPIKCYRCGETGHKTVDCGVGSSRNCYSCGEQGGNCAMCDKPKKDQAKGKVFALCGTETTSKVKLI